One stretch of Nycticebus coucang isolate mNycCou1 chromosome 7, mNycCou1.pri, whole genome shotgun sequence DNA includes these proteins:
- the ORMDL1 gene encoding ORM1-like protein 1 yields the protein MNVGVAHSEVNPNTRVMNSRGMWLTYALGVGLLHIVLLSIPFFSVPVAWTLTNIIHNLGMYVFLHAVKGTPFETPDQGKARLLTHWEQLDYGVQFTSSRKFFTISPIILYFLASFYTKYDPTHFILNTVSLLSVLIPKMPQLHGVRIFGINKY from the exons ATGAATGTTGGAGTCGCCCACAGTGAGGTGAATCCAAATACCCGTGTAATGAACAGCCGGGGTATGTGGCTGACATATGCATTGGGAGTTGGCTTGCTTCATATTGTCTTACTCAGCATTCCCTTCTTCAGTGTTCCTGTTGCTTGGACCTTAACAAATATTATACATAATTTG ggtatgtatgtatttttgcatGCAGTGAAAGGAACACCTTTTGAAACTCCAGACCAGGGTAAAGCAAGACTGCTAACTCATTGGGAACAACTGGACTATGGAGTACAGTTTACATCTTCACGGAAGTTTTTCACAATTTCTCCAATTATTCT ATATTTTCTGGCAAGTTTCTATACGAAGTATGATCCAACTCACTTCATCCTAAACACAGTTTCTCTCCTGAGTGTGCTAATTCCCAAAATGCCACAACTACATGGTGTTCGGATCTTTGGAATTAATAAGTATTGA